In Trichocoleus desertorum NBK24, the following are encoded in one genomic region:
- a CDS encoding NADH-quinone oxidoreductase subunit M, which yields MLSGLIWIPVLGAILVAFWPQTLASHRYRTLALIFAIITLGLSVALSSQFLQLEPGQQFQESLPWLDNLGLTYRLGIDGLSLPLVVMNCLLTGVAIYSTDEEIQRPRLYYGLLLLLSAAVTGAFLAQNLLLFFLFYEVELIPLYLLIAIWGGARRGYAATKFLIYTAISGVLVLASYFGLAWLSGSFNFDYETVIAHTLPMGQQVVLLSLLLVGFGIKVPLFPFHTWLPDAHVEASTPMSVMLAGVLLKLGTYGLLRFGYGLFPDAWQVVAPWLASWAVVSVLYGALAAIAQTDMKKMVAYSSIAHMGYVLLAMAAATPLSLIGTLMQMVSHGLISAMLFLLVGVVYSKAGSRDLNVVRGLLNPERGLPLIGTLMIVGVMASAGIPGMVGFISEFIVFRGSFPVFPVQTLLCMVGTGLTAVYFLLLMNRAFFGRLSEAVENLPPVTWRDRAPAIFLAILIVVLGIQPQWLSTWGETTITAMAPLSTTVVVKATPIPEIDDEVAAPTETLLKEALLTSSAAIALEEN from the coding sequence ATGCTCAGTGGCTTAATCTGGATACCTGTTTTGGGAGCAATTTTGGTGGCATTTTGGCCTCAAACTTTGGCTTCCCATCGTTATCGAACCCTAGCTTTGATCTTTGCCATTATCACATTAGGTCTGTCGGTGGCATTGTCCAGTCAGTTTCTTCAGCTTGAACCAGGACAACAGTTTCAAGAATCACTGCCCTGGCTAGATAACTTAGGGCTGACCTATCGTCTGGGTATCGATGGTTTGTCATTGCCTCTGGTCGTGATGAATTGTCTCCTCACAGGCGTTGCCATTTACAGCACCGACGAGGAAATTCAGCGACCCCGACTTTACTATGGCTTGCTTCTGTTGCTCAGCGCTGCTGTGACTGGAGCGTTTTTAGCGCAGAATTTGCTGCTGTTCTTCCTGTTTTATGAGGTGGAATTGATTCCGCTCTACCTGCTGATTGCCATTTGGGGTGGAGCTCGTCGGGGTTATGCGGCTACCAAATTCCTGATTTACACCGCCATTTCTGGGGTGTTAGTTCTGGCTTCTTACTTCGGCCTGGCTTGGCTGAGTGGCTCCTTCAACTTCGACTACGAAACCGTCATCGCCCATACGCTCCCAATGGGACAGCAGGTAGTGCTGCTAAGCCTGCTTTTAGTAGGGTTTGGCATCAAAGTTCCCCTCTTTCCTTTCCATACTTGGTTGCCCGATGCTCACGTAGAAGCTTCTACTCCCATGTCAGTGATGCTGGCGGGTGTATTGCTCAAGCTGGGCACTTACGGCTTGCTCCGTTTCGGCTACGGTTTGTTTCCCGATGCTTGGCAAGTGGTTGCACCCTGGTTAGCGAGCTGGGCGGTTGTGAGTGTGCTTTATGGGGCATTGGCGGCGATCGCCCAAACCGACATGAAGAAGATGGTGGCTTACAGCTCCATTGCTCACATGGGTTATGTGCTTCTGGCAATGGCAGCAGCAACTCCTTTAAGCTTGATCGGAACTTTAATGCAAATGGTCAGCCACGGCTTAATTTCCGCCATGCTGTTCTTGTTGGTGGGGGTGGTTTACTCCAAAGCAGGTTCGCGCGACTTGAACGTCGTCCGAGGTTTGTTGAATCCAGAACGTGGCCTACCCCTAATCGGCACCTTGATGATTGTGGGAGTGATGGCGAGTGCTGGCATTCCTGGCATGGTCGGATTTATCTCGGAGTTCATCGTTTTCCGGGGCAGTTTTCCAGTATTTCCGGTGCAGACGTTGCTCTGTATGGTAGGCACTGGCTTGACGGCGGTGTATTTTCTCTTGTTAATGAACCGAGCTTTCTTCGGACGGCTCTCAGAAGCAGTAGAAAACCTACCTCCCGTCACTTGGCGCGATCGCGCTCCCGCCATTTTCCTAGCAATCTTGATCGTAGTTTTAGGGATTCAACCTCAATGGTTGAGCACTTGGGGTGAGACGACGATCACAGCAATGGCACCCCTATCTACAACGGTGGTGGTTAAAGCGACGCCGATTCCTGAAATAGATGATGAAGTGGCTGCTCCGACTGAAACACTGCTAAAGGAAGCTCTATTAA
- a CDS encoding NAD(P)H-quinone oxidoreductase subunit F has product MNQFLLQSSWWVPFYGLLGAIVTLPWSTGIVRRTGPRPAAYFNILMTVVAFVHGTLLFRATWNQAPQQYIIHWLSVADLDLSFALDISSVSVGAMELITILSFLAQLFALGYMEKDWALARFFALMGFFEAAMSGLALSDSLFLSYGLLELLTLSTYLLVGFWYAQPLVVTAARDAFLTKRVGDLLLLMGVVALSSMAGSLNFSDLYAWAETANLSPVTATLLGLSLIAGPAGKCAQFPLHLWLDEAMEGPNPASVLRNSLVVGCGAYILIKLQPILGLSPVVLATLVVLGAVTAIGASLVAIAQIDIKRALSHSTSAYLGLVFIAVGMQWSGFALLVLLTHGIAKALLFMSGGSVIITTNSQDLTEMGGLWSRMPATTIAFLVGIAGLVGLFPLGGFWALERGVDVFWAEHPWIVAILLIANALSAINLTRVFRLVFLGTPQPKTRRAPEVPWQMAVPMVSLTILTLLVPFMMQKLLLLPDWSYLNLGAVFLLVLSGAIGCGIGATIGLTRTLSRPILIPLRFVQDLLAYDFYVDRLYRVSVVLSVDVLSRLTSWFDRYVVDGFVNFVGIASIFSGETLKYSASGQSQFYALIVFLSITFLGLFMNRSLVNGIINFLMGSSA; this is encoded by the coding sequence ATGAACCAGTTTCTCCTCCAGTCCAGCTGGTGGGTTCCCTTTTATGGGTTGCTGGGTGCGATCGTAACTCTGCCGTGGTCAACCGGCATTGTGCGCCGTACTGGGCCCCGACCAGCAGCTTACTTCAATATTTTGATGACGGTTGTTGCCTTCGTTCATGGCACGTTGCTTTTTCGAGCGACTTGGAACCAAGCGCCACAGCAGTACATTATTCATTGGCTGAGCGTAGCTGATTTAGACTTGTCCTTTGCCCTCGACATCTCTTCGGTTAGCGTCGGGGCGATGGAACTAATCACAATTCTGAGCTTCCTGGCGCAGCTCTTTGCCTTGGGGTATATGGAGAAGGACTGGGCCTTGGCTCGCTTCTTTGCCTTGATGGGATTTTTTGAGGCAGCGATGAGTGGCTTGGCGCTGAGTGACTCGCTATTTCTCAGCTATGGCCTTTTGGAGCTTTTGACGCTGTCCACTTATTTATTGGTGGGTTTTTGGTACGCTCAGCCTCTGGTTGTCACTGCGGCTCGAGATGCCTTCCTGACCAAGCGAGTAGGAGATTTGCTGCTGCTGATGGGCGTTGTGGCTCTCTCTAGCATGGCAGGCAGCTTAAATTTTTCTGATTTGTACGCCTGGGCTGAAACAGCGAATTTATCACCTGTAACGGCAACTTTGCTTGGTTTGTCTTTGATTGCAGGGCCTGCGGGCAAGTGTGCTCAGTTTCCGCTACACCTCTGGTTGGATGAAGCGATGGAAGGCCCGAATCCCGCTTCAGTGTTGCGAAACTCTCTAGTGGTGGGTTGTGGCGCTTATATCTTGATCAAGTTGCAGCCGATTTTGGGTTTGTCTCCTGTGGTGTTGGCCACGCTGGTGGTGTTAGGAGCAGTGACCGCAATTGGGGCATCTTTGGTGGCGATCGCCCAAATAGACATTAAGCGGGCCTTGTCCCATTCCACCAGTGCTTACTTGGGCTTAGTGTTCATTGCAGTGGGTATGCAGTGGAGTGGGTTTGCCCTCTTGGTGCTACTTACTCATGGAATTGCTAAAGCCTTGCTGTTCATGAGTGGCGGCTCGGTCATCATCACTACCAACAGCCAAGACCTGACGGAAATGGGTGGCTTGTGGTCCCGAATGCCAGCAACTACGATCGCTTTCTTGGTAGGAATTGCGGGTCTAGTTGGCTTATTCCCCCTAGGAGGCTTTTGGGCGCTAGAGCGGGGTGTGGACGTTTTCTGGGCTGAGCACCCGTGGATTGTAGCAATTTTGTTGATTGCCAATGCCTTGAGTGCCATCAATTTGACGCGAGTATTTCGCCTAGTGTTTTTAGGCACCCCACAGCCTAAAACTCGACGAGCGCCAGAAGTGCCTTGGCAGATGGCAGTACCGATGGTGAGCTTGACCATTCTGACGCTGCTCGTCCCCTTCATGATGCAAAAGCTGTTGTTGTTACCTGACTGGAGTTACTTGAACCTAGGAGCGGTCTTCCTCCTAGTCCTTTCAGGTGCGATCGGTTGTGGGATAGGGGCAACGATCGGCTTGACCAGAACTTTGTCCAGACCCATTTTGATTCCATTGAGATTTGTGCAAGACTTGCTGGCCTACGATTTCTATGTCGATCGCTTGTACCGTGTCAGTGTGGTGCTGAGTGTGGATGTACTGTCTCGGCTCACCTCTTGGTTCGACCGCTACGTTGTGGATGGCTTTGTCAACTTCGTCGGTATCGCCTCGATTTTTAGTGGCGAGACTCTCAAGTACAGTGCTTCGGGCCAAAGCCAGTTTTATGCTCTGATTGTTTTTCTGAGCATCACCTTCTTGGGCTTGTTTATGAACAGGTCTCTTGTGAATGGCATCATCAATTTTCTGATGGGTTCATCAGCGTAG
- a CDS encoding carbon dioxide-concentrating mechanism protein CcmK has product MPIAVGMIETRGFPAIVEAADAMVKAARVTLVGYEKIGSGRVTVIVRGDVSEVQASVSAGVESVKRVNGGEVLSTHIIARPHENLEYVLPMSYTEAVEQFRT; this is encoded by the coding sequence ATGCCAATTGCAGTAGGCATGATTGAAACCAGAGGCTTTCCAGCGATCGTGGAAGCAGCAGACGCAATGGTCAAAGCAGCTCGCGTTACCCTAGTAGGCTACGAGAAAATCGGTAGTGGTCGTGTCACTGTCATCGTGCGGGGCGACGTATCTGAAGTTCAAGCTTCTGTATCGGCTGGCGTGGAATCTGTGAAGCGAGTCAACGGTGGCGAAGTGCTATCGACCCACATTATTGCTCGTCCCCATGAAAACCTGGAGTACGTGTTGCCAATGAGCTACACCGAAGCTGTAGAACAGTTCCGGACCTGA
- a CDS encoding carbon dioxide-concentrating mechanism protein CcmK produces MAIAVGMIETLGFPAIVEAADAMVKAARVTLVGYEKIGSGRVTVIVRGDISEVQASIAAGIESVKRVNGGQVLSTHQIARPHENLEYVLPIRYTEAVEQFRESVNGPRSLPLTRP; encoded by the coding sequence ATGGCAATCGCAGTGGGCATGATCGAGACCTTGGGTTTCCCGGCGATCGTGGAAGCCGCAGACGCAATGGTCAAAGCGGCTCGCGTTACCCTGGTTGGCTACGAGAAAATCGGTAGTGGACGTGTCACCGTCATCGTGCGAGGCGACATTTCTGAAGTCCAAGCTTCCATAGCAGCAGGTATTGAGTCTGTGAAGCGGGTCAACGGGGGACAAGTGCTGTCTACCCACCAGATTGCTCGTCCTCACGAAAACCTGGAGTATGTGCTACCCATCCGTTACACTGAGGCAGTCGAACAGTTCCGTGAGAGCGTGAATGGTCCTCGCTCACTTCCCCTAACCAGACCCTAG
- a CDS encoding EutN/CcmL family microcompartment protein: MLIAKVRGTVVSTQKDPGLQGSKFLLLQLIDENGNLLPEYEVAADCVGAGLDEWVLISRGSAARQPSSQEKRPIDALVVAIIDTVTVDNSRLYSKNEVYR, encoded by the coding sequence ATGCTAATTGCTAAAGTTCGCGGCACGGTTGTCAGTACACAAAAAGACCCTGGTCTACAGGGTAGTAAATTCCTCTTATTGCAACTGATCGATGAAAATGGCAACCTTCTACCAGAGTATGAGGTGGCAGCTGATTGTGTCGGGGCAGGGCTAGATGAATGGGTACTGATCAGCCGAGGAAGCGCAGCTCGTCAGCCTTCTAGCCAAGAAAAGCGCCCGATTGATGCGCTTGTGGTGGCAATTATCGACACGGTTACGGTTGACAATTCCCGGCTTTATAGCAAGAACGAGGTCTATCGTTAG
- a CDS encoding ribulose bisphosphate carboxylase small subunit has protein sequence MVVRSSAAPPAPWSSSTAQPQIKPQIKETAYVHAFANLVGDVRVGDNVLIAAGAYIQADKGSPFYIGTGTNIQDGVMIHGLEKGRVIGDDQNQYSVWIGSNASITHKALIHGPAYVGNDCFIGFRSTVFNARVGRGCIVMMHALIQDVEIPPGRYVPSGAVITSQQQADRLPDVEDSDIEFVRHMVSNNNALPADDLHAEDIACLIPIRNKLTEPDTFGEGQGSGSRNHQESTMQLSSEVLQQVRQLLAGGYRIGIEHVDQRRFRTNSWQSCASVQGNSESQAIAALETCLAEHQGEYVRLFGIDTKSKQRVSEVIIQRPGDPAVTASSGASTSRNWSNGSGQSSASAAAKSSSASGSGVTAAVQQQVRQLLSQGYRIGTEHVDERRFRTNSWNSCSPIQATSEAQVLAELNSCLAEHQGEYVRLIGIDSKAKQRVLETIIQRPGDQTNASSTPTSRSTGHVGGGQTSSQGTGFSSGSASGDLQQQVRQLLSQGYRIGTEYADERRYRTSSWKSGPSFQAKHESEVLGNLTSFLAEHQGEYVRLIGIDPQAKRRASETLIQTPSGKPQGASVPVSNTNGNSSNGSSSFSNHSSGSSAGTSGLSAEVQQQVRQLLNQGCRIGTEYADERRYRTSSWKSGPSIQSNSESEAFASLKAIVAEHEGEYVRLIGVDPKAKRRVSELLIQQPTAIAQR, from the coding sequence ATGGTAGTCCGCAGTTCTGCGGCCCCCCCAGCTCCGTGGTCTAGTAGCACGGCCCAGCCGCAGATCAAGCCGCAGATCAAAGAGACGGCTTATGTCCACGCTTTCGCCAACCTTGTCGGGGACGTGCGAGTTGGTGACAATGTTCTGATTGCAGCGGGAGCCTATATCCAAGCGGATAAGGGCAGCCCTTTCTACATCGGCACTGGCACCAATATTCAAGACGGAGTAATGATTCATGGTCTAGAAAAGGGCCGAGTGATTGGGGATGACCAGAATCAATACTCTGTCTGGATCGGCAGCAATGCTTCGATTACCCACAAGGCTTTGATTCACGGTCCAGCTTACGTTGGCAATGACTGCTTTATTGGTTTTCGCTCCACGGTGTTTAACGCTCGTGTGGGCAGAGGCTGCATTGTGATGATGCATGCTTTAATCCAAGATGTGGAAATTCCACCAGGTCGGTATGTGCCGTCCGGTGCAGTTATTACCAGTCAACAGCAGGCCGATCGCCTACCCGATGTGGAAGACTCGGACATTGAGTTTGTCAGGCACATGGTGAGCAACAACAATGCCCTACCTGCTGATGATCTCCATGCTGAAGATATTGCTTGTCTCATACCCATTCGTAATAAGTTAACGGAGCCTGATACCTTTGGGGAAGGTCAAGGTTCTGGCAGTCGCAACCATCAAGAGTCAACTATGCAATTAAGTTCTGAAGTACTGCAACAAGTGCGCCAACTCCTGGCTGGGGGTTACCGGATTGGCATCGAGCACGTGGATCAGCGTCGCTTCCGCACCAATTCTTGGCAGAGCTGTGCCTCCGTTCAAGGTAACAGCGAATCTCAAGCGATCGCGGCGTTAGAAACTTGTCTCGCCGAGCACCAGGGTGAATACGTTCGTTTGTTTGGGATTGACACCAAAAGCAAGCAGCGAGTTTCAGAAGTGATCATTCAGCGCCCTGGCGATCCGGCGGTGACTGCCTCTAGCGGTGCTTCAACTAGCCGCAACTGGAGCAATGGCAGTGGTCAAAGCAGTGCTTCTGCGGCTGCTAAGAGTAGTTCTGCGAGTGGTAGTGGTGTGACCGCAGCAGTTCAGCAGCAAGTGCGTCAACTCTTGAGCCAAGGCTACCGCATTGGGACCGAGCACGTGGATGAGCGTCGCTTCCGTACCAACTCTTGGAACAGCTGTAGCCCCATCCAAGCAACGAGTGAAGCCCAAGTTTTGGCAGAACTGAATTCTTGTCTGGCTGAGCACCAAGGCGAGTATGTGCGACTGATTGGCATTGACTCCAAAGCTAAACAACGAGTATTAGAAACGATTATTCAGCGCCCTGGTGACCAGACCAACGCATCTAGCACTCCTACCTCCCGAAGCACGGGTCACGTAGGGGGCGGTCAAACTTCGTCTCAAGGTACTGGCTTTAGTAGTGGTTCTGCAAGCGGTGATCTGCAACAGCAAGTGCGTCAGCTCTTGAGCCAAGGCTACCGAATCGGAACTGAGTACGCCGATGAGCGCCGCTACCGCACTAGTTCTTGGAAGAGTGGTCCTTCGTTCCAAGCCAAGCATGAATCAGAAGTGTTGGGCAACTTAACCAGCTTCTTGGCTGAGCACCAAGGCGAATATGTGCGGTTGATTGGCATTGACCCCCAAGCTAAGCGCCGAGCTTCTGAAACCTTGATTCAAACTCCCAGCGGTAAGCCTCAGGGGGCGAGTGTTCCCGTTTCCAATACCAACGGCAATTCGAGTAACGGTTCTAGCAGCTTCAGTAACCATTCCAGTGGTTCCAGCGCTGGTACCAGTGGCTTGTCTGCGGAAGTGCAGCAACAAGTACGCCAGCTGTTAAACCAAGGCTGCCGGATTGGCACTGAGTATGCCGATGAGCGCCGTTATCGGACTAGCTCGTGGAAGAGCGGCCCCTCCATTCAAAGCAATAGTGAATCGGAAGCATTCGCTTCTCTGAAAGCAATTGTGGCTGAGCATGAAGGGGAGTACGTGCGACTGATTGGAGTTGACCCCAAGGCTAAGCGTCGGGTGTCGGAACTCCTGATTCAGCAGCCCACAGCGATCGCTCAGCGTTAA
- a CDS encoding BMC domain-containing protein, whose translation MMTPPNNSPASERLRRIQSLKESALGLVSTQSFPAIVGTADMMLKSAGVTLIGYEKTGGGYCTAVVRGRIADVRLAVEMGAETAEKFGELVSAVIIPRPLPNLEAVLPIGTRLAELALENSQSRLSNLAVGLLETRGFPAMVGAADAMLKSADVQLAAYEKTGAGLCTAIIRGSVADVVIAVEIGMQEAERIGELHAVMVIPRPLDDLEATLPTAACWIEKKPDPLPILISIPVQEEEKELVELERTTVQPLSLPAQVAEPDLLELPDLQKLPKRLEEL comes from the coding sequence ATGATGACACCTCCGAATAATTCTCCTGCCTCTGAACGGCTCCGTCGCATCCAAAGCCTCAAAGAAAGCGCGCTTGGCCTCGTTTCTACCCAGAGTTTTCCGGCCATTGTGGGCACCGCCGATATGATGCTCAAGTCTGCGGGTGTTACATTAATTGGTTATGAGAAAACGGGCGGTGGCTACTGTACTGCGGTCGTGCGGGGTAGAATTGCAGACGTGCGTCTTGCGGTAGAGATGGGGGCAGAAACAGCAGAGAAGTTTGGGGAACTAGTATCTGCCGTGATCATTCCTCGGCCCCTTCCCAACCTAGAGGCCGTATTGCCCATTGGCACTCGCTTAGCCGAGTTAGCTCTCGAAAATTCTCAAAGCCGTCTGAGTAACTTAGCGGTGGGTCTGCTAGAAACAAGAGGGTTTCCGGCGATGGTTGGTGCGGCAGATGCCATGCTGAAGTCGGCGGATGTACAGTTGGCTGCCTATGAGAAAACGGGGGCTGGTCTTTGTACTGCCATTATTCGCGGCTCTGTGGCAGACGTGGTAATTGCAGTTGAGATTGGTATGCAAGAAGCCGAACGGATCGGAGAATTGCACGCCGTCATGGTGATTCCTCGACCCTTAGATGACCTAGAAGCGACCCTGCCAACAGCAGCCTGCTGGATTGAGAAAAAACCCGATCCTTTACCAATCTTGATCTCAATTCCAGTCCAGGAAGAAGAGAAAGAACTGGTTGAGCTAGAGAGAACAACTGTCCAACCTCTGTCCCTTCCAGCCCAAGTAGCTGAACCAGATTTGTTAGAACTCCCGGATCTACAAAAATTGCCGAAGCGCCTAGAAGAACTCTAG
- a CDS encoding sigma factor-like helix-turn-helix DNA-binding protein, whose protein sequence is MNSLINLPERTDRSLQVLDHRLTSRLKPALLQEAIECFMDGILLLTATGDWVHGNYYARQVCGQLTQSLAQLQRVPQQIWLVCEVLVKNQQRSSSTLVVESEITTPNFNTIRVRASWLSAESSESPFLLVTLEDRHQSRHNKAIAEVQQYRLTPREAEVWLLYQDNYSYKEIATKLYITVNTVKRHMKSIHAKRKGVLEIES, encoded by the coding sequence ATGAACAGTTTAATCAATCTCCCTGAAAGAACTGATCGATCCCTTCAAGTTTTAGACCACCGCCTTACCTCAAGATTAAAACCCGCCTTACTGCAAGAAGCCATTGAATGCTTTATGGATGGCATTTTGCTCCTGACAGCTACTGGTGACTGGGTGCATGGCAATTATTACGCCCGCCAAGTTTGTGGTCAGCTAACTCAGAGCTTGGCTCAACTTCAACGTGTTCCCCAGCAAATTTGGCTGGTTTGCGAGGTTCTAGTGAAAAATCAGCAGCGAAGCAGCTCCACCTTGGTTGTAGAGTCAGAAATTACGACACCTAATTTCAATACCATTCGAGTGCGCGCTAGCTGGCTATCGGCTGAGAGCAGCGAATCTCCATTTCTATTAGTCACCCTCGAAGACCGACATCAATCAAGGCACAATAAAGCGATCGCCGAGGTGCAGCAATATCGTCTGACACCGCGAGAAGCAGAAGTTTGGTTACTGTATCAAGACAACTATTCCTATAAGGAAATTGCCACAAAGCTATACATCACAGTCAACACTGTGAAGCGGCATATGAAAAGTATTCATGCCAAAAGAAAAGGGGTCTTGGAAATAGAATCCTAG
- a CDS encoding mechanosensitive ion channel family protein gives MNRYLAAFSQSLKTVGVAIALICLLVLNPALAQAQSEDKAPVVLDGRTIFRVSASGDFSAKDRADLINLQLREVVQNPDPVVVKVEERNQLPTIVVNDRYLLTVTSRDTILSRAPMDQALLWAEQIQALVQESQTERGSQFVRKALLMAASVLLVAFVIHLLLGRFWHYSLRPGLQRWFPMTTANDGQPHLLDLFLYLSLAIARAVLWIGSAFYVMNLFPVSRQWSYGALNTLLTSFTAPIITLGRQAYSIIDLLVLVGLLLGLIGVAGALTNVLRSRILSVSGINRSAQEAVAIITKYTLIFIGSIVLLQIWGLDITSLAIVASALGVGIGFGFQDIAKNFGSGVVLLFERPVQVGDFVEVGEYEGTIERIGARSTIIRTLDQTSIIVPNSRLLEGEVKNWTYHSSVARLHLPVHVAYQSDPNVVRSVLLEAAKAHRDVLNVPAPQVWFKGFGESALNFELLVWTAEPSKQYFLKSELYFRMEASLRQRQIEIPVPQRDLHIRSGALELSPQIQKAILQLSAKLQIEALNEPESAKKSMNREQ, from the coding sequence GTGAATCGGTATCTAGCAGCTTTCTCTCAGTCACTCAAAACGGTTGGAGTGGCGATCGCCTTAATCTGCTTACTGGTGCTGAATCCAGCTCTAGCTCAGGCGCAATCTGAGGACAAAGCGCCTGTGGTTCTGGATGGCCGCACTATTTTTCGTGTCAGTGCTTCGGGAGACTTTAGCGCTAAAGACAGAGCCGATTTGATTAACTTGCAACTGCGAGAAGTGGTTCAGAACCCAGACCCAGTCGTGGTCAAGGTAGAAGAGCGCAATCAGTTACCGACCATTGTGGTGAACGATCGCTATCTACTGACCGTGACGAGTCGGGATACAATTTTGTCTCGCGCCCCAATGGACCAAGCCTTGCTCTGGGCAGAACAAATTCAAGCCTTAGTGCAGGAGTCGCAAACCGAGCGCGGCAGCCAGTTTGTTCGGAAGGCATTGTTGATGGCAGCTAGCGTTTTGCTCGTTGCCTTTGTCATCCATCTGCTGCTAGGGCGTTTCTGGCATTACTCCCTGCGCCCAGGACTCCAGCGCTGGTTTCCTATGACTACTGCCAACGACGGGCAGCCTCATTTGCTCGATCTGTTTCTGTATCTAAGTTTGGCGATCGCGCGGGCAGTGCTATGGATCGGGTCAGCATTCTATGTCATGAACCTGTTTCCAGTGTCTCGGCAGTGGAGCTACGGCGCACTCAATACCTTGCTAACGAGTTTTACAGCTCCCATCATCACTTTGGGCAGGCAAGCCTACTCCATTATTGATTTGCTGGTTCTCGTAGGTTTGTTATTAGGATTGATCGGTGTTGCTGGAGCGCTGACCAATGTTTTGCGATCGCGGATTCTCAGTGTATCTGGCATCAATCGCAGTGCTCAAGAAGCAGTTGCGATCATCACCAAATACACGCTGATCTTCATCGGCTCCATTGTGCTGCTGCAAATTTGGGGCTTGGACATCACCTCATTGGCGATCGTGGCTAGCGCCCTAGGGGTAGGGATTGGCTTTGGCTTCCAAGATATTGCTAAGAACTTTGGCAGTGGTGTGGTGCTGCTGTTTGAGCGACCTGTGCAAGTGGGTGACTTTGTCGAAGTGGGAGAGTACGAGGGCACGATCGAGCGGATTGGAGCCCGCAGCACCATTATCCGTACGCTCGACCAAACTTCTATCATTGTCCCCAACTCTCGTTTGCTGGAAGGGGAAGTCAAGAACTGGACTTACCATAGCTCCGTCGCACGCTTGCATTTGCCTGTGCATGTGGCTTATCAGTCTGACCCAAATGTGGTGCGTTCCGTGTTGCTAGAAGCAGCGAAGGCTCATCGGGATGTCTTAAATGTGCCAGCGCCTCAGGTTTGGTTTAAGGGATTCGGTGAATCTGCGCTGAATTTTGAGTTGCTAGTTTGGACGGCGGAGCCTAGTAAACAGTATTTTTTGAAGAGTGAGCTGTACTTCCGGATGGAAGCTTCATTAAGACAACGCCAAATTGAAATTCCCGTGCCCCAACGCGATTTACATATCCGTTCTGGAGCGCTAGAACTCTCTCCCCAAATTCAAAAAGCGATTCTCCAACTGTCCGCTAAGTTACAGATAGAAGCTCTCAACGAACCTGAATCTGCAAAGAAGTCAATGAATAGAGAACAGTAA
- a CDS encoding SMI1/KNR4 family protein — MDELWLDLERWLSNHLPEVLTDLNSGCSNEELRELERGLNCELPEDFKAFYRHHNGQQGQTTGLFLGLEFLSAASLYSEWATWRDLTLEDEEIATEIESESFPQDAIKTLYINLKWIPIARDGGGNHLGIDLDPGPAGTVGQVINFGVDEERKFVLAASLTDFIAWMLDQYRSGNYQANERSLALREPPNQHFLDIVPLLFGGN, encoded by the coding sequence ATGGATGAACTTTGGTTGGATTTGGAGCGTTGGCTTAGCAATCATCTCCCTGAAGTGTTAACAGACCTCAATTCTGGCTGCTCGAATGAGGAACTCCGTGAGTTAGAGCGTGGTTTGAATTGTGAGCTACCCGAAGACTTTAAGGCTTTTTACAGACATCACAATGGACAACAAGGACAGACCACAGGACTCTTTTTAGGACTGGAATTCCTGAGTGCGGCCAGCCTCTATAGTGAGTGGGCGACTTGGCGCGACCTTACCCTAGAAGATGAAGAGATTGCCACTGAGATTGAGAGTGAGTCTTTTCCTCAGGATGCCATTAAGACTTTATACATCAATCTGAAATGGATTCCGATCGCTCGTGATGGCGGAGGCAACCATCTAGGCATCGATCTAGACCCTGGTCCTGCAGGTACGGTTGGGCAAGTGATCAATTTTGGGGTTGATGAGGAAAGGAAATTTGTATTGGCTGCTTCGCTGACCGACTTCATCGCTTGGATGCTCGATCAATATCGATCAGGCAATTATCAAGCCAACGAGCGATCGCTAGCGCTTCGAGAACCGCCAAATCAGCATTTTTTGGATATTGTGCCTTTGCTGTTTGGCGGCAACTAA